In Juglans microcarpa x Juglans regia isolate MS1-56 chromosome 8D, Jm3101_v1.0, whole genome shotgun sequence, the following are encoded in one genomic region:
- the LOC121243675 gene encoding allene oxide synthase 1, chloroplastic-like, protein MASTISLSFPSLHPNFQSSRRLSSSKPSSRRVFFGPISASVSEMPPVPVSPVTLPPPEPAELPIRKIPGNYGVPFFGAIKDRVDYFYNQGREEFFKSRVQKYSSTVFRANMPPGPFIAPDSRVVVLLDGKSFPVLFDVTKVEKKDLFTGTYMPSTELTGGYRILSYLDPSEPSHEKLKRLMFFLLKYRREHVIPEFHSSYAELFEGLEQELATNGKAAFGDPSDQAAFNFLTRALYGTNPAESKIGTNGPSLIAKWILFQLSPLLTLGLPKQVEELLIHTFPLPPFLVKSDYQKLYDFFYESSGPVLDEAERLGISRDEACHNLVFATCFNSFGGMKIFFPNVVKLIGRAGVKLHTQLAKEIRSVVKANGGRVTMAAMEQMPLMKSVVYESLRIEPPVPLQYGRAKRDLIIESHDAAFKVKEGEMIFGFQPFATKDPKIFDKPEEFVPDRFVGDGERLLKHVLWSNGPENETPTVGNKQCAGKDFVVLVSRLLVVELFRRYDSFEIEIGTSPLGASVNFTSLKRASF, encoded by the coding sequence ATGGCTTCCACTATCTCTCTATCTTTTCCTTCTCTCCATCCAAACTTTCAGTCATCCAGGAGATTGTCATCTTCGAAGCCCTCCTCTCGTCGAGTTTTTTTCGGTCCGATCTCTGCGTCAGTGTCTGAGATGCCACCAGTGCCGGTTTCTCCGGTAACGCTGCCTCCCCCTGAGCCTGCCGAGCTCCCCATCCGTAAAATTCCAGGAAACTATGGCGTCCCTTTCTTTGGGGCGATAAAAGATCGcgttgattatttttataaccaaGGTCGTGAGGAGTTCTTCAAGTCACGCGTCCAGAAGTACAGTTCAACGGTGTTCAGAGCTAACATGCCACCCGGTCCTTTTATTGCTCCGGACTCGCGAGTCGTCGTTTTACTAGACGGCAAGAGCTTTCCAGTGCTGTTCGACGTCACCAAGGTTGAAAAGAAAGACCTTTTCACTGGAACATACATGCCCTCCACCGAACTCACCGGTGGTTACCGGATTCTCTCGTATCTCGACCCGTCCGAGCCGAGTCACGAGAAGCTCAAGCGCCTCATGTTCTTCCTCCTCAAGTACCGTCGCGAGCATGTCATACCCGAGTTCCATTCCAGCTACGCCGAGCTCTTCGAGGGACTTGAGCAGGAGCTCGCCACCAACGGGAAAGCCGCTTTCGGAGATCCCAGCGATCAAGCCGCTTTTAACTTCTTGACACGTGCACTGTATGGCACGAACCCGGCTGAGTCCAAGATAGGGACCAACGGGCCATCGCTGATCGCGAAGTGGATACTGTTCCAGCTCAGCCCTCTGCTCACACTCGGCCTCCCAAAGCAAGTCGAGGAACTCCTCATCCACACCTTCCCTCTCCCTCCATTTCTGGTCAAATCCGACTACCAGAAGCTCTACGACTTCTTCTACGAGTCCTCCGGGCCCGTACTCGACGAGGCCGAAAGATTGGGCATTTCCAGAGATGAAGCTTGCCACAACTTGGTATTTGCCACTTGCTTTAACTCCTTCGGAGGCATGAAGATCTTTTTCCCCAACGTGGTGAAGTTGATCGGCCGAGCTGGGGTCAAACTCCACACCCAGTTGGCCAAGGAGATCAGATCAGTCGTTAAAGCCAATGGAGGAAGAGTCACGATGGCCGCCATGGAACAGATGCCGCTGATGAAGTCCGTCGTGTACGAGTCGCTCCGGATCGAACCTCCAGTACCGCTACAATACGGAAGAGCAAAGCGTGACCTCATCATCGAGAGCCACGACGCGGCTTTCAAAGTCAAGGAAGGCGAAATGATCTTCGGGTTCCAGCCATTCGCCACCAAGGACCCGAAAATATTCGACAAACCCGAAGAGTTCGTTCCGGACCGGTTCGTCGGAGATGGTGAGAGATTGCTCAAGCACGTTTTATGGTCAAACGGGCCGGAGAACGAGACTCCGACGGTCGGAAACAAGCAGTGCGCCGGAAAGGACTTCGTGGTGCTGGTATCTCGGCTTCTCGTGGTGGAGCTGTTTCGCCGATATGATTCGTTCGAGATCGAAATCGGTACGTCGCCGTTGGGGGCCTCCGTCAACTTTACTTCTCTCAAAAGAGCGAGCTTTTGA